One Desulfatiglans anilini DSM 4660 DNA segment encodes these proteins:
- a CDS encoding lasso peptide biosynthesis B2 protein → MRLFVRRIVRFIRMPTGRGLLLEAAFWLGLARLAVLLLPFRRLAPYLGTYRHETTAANLDLSEAAKAMAVTRAVQRAARNLPWECQCLVQAVAGKAMLRRRSMPTTLYLGVAKDENARLCAHAWLRCGDVIVTGREGADRFSVVSTFGDCPDEG, encoded by the coding sequence ATGAGGCTTTTCGTGCGGCGGATCGTCCGGTTCATCCGCATGCCCACGGGCCGCGGGCTCCTTCTGGAGGCGGCCTTCTGGCTCGGCCTGGCGCGTCTGGCTGTCCTGCTGCTGCCTTTTCGCCGGCTGGCCCCTTATCTGGGCACCTACCGGCATGAAACGACCGCCGCGAACCTGGACCTTTCCGAGGCTGCCAAGGCCATGGCCGTCACCCGTGCGGTCCAGCGCGCGGCCCGGAACCTTCCCTGGGAGTGCCAGTGCCTGGTTCAGGCGGTAGCCGGAAAGGCCATGCTGCGGAGGCGCAGTATGCCCACCACCCTGTACCTGGGGGTGGCCAAGGATGAAAACGCCCGATTGTGCGCCCATGCATGGCTTCGCTGCGGCGATGTCATCGTCACGGGCCGAGAGGGAGCGGACCGTTTCAGCGTCGTCTCGACCTTTGGGGACTGTCCCGATGAAGGCTAA